A stretch of Castanea sativa cultivar Marrone di Chiusa Pesio chromosome 2, ASM4071231v1 DNA encodes these proteins:
- the LOC142623784 gene encoding early light-induced protein, chloroplastic-like isoform X2: MAASSAMQSILARPPLNRVVSNRSTNRVNQFLIPTSYVPHLPRYANSMRVRCMAEEQPKPTSPSPPQPQQTPRPAPKVSTKFSDVLAFSGPAPERINGRLAMIGFVAALAVEVSNGQDMFDQISNGGIPWFLGTSIVLSLASLIPLFQGVSVESKSKGLMTSEAEMWNGRFAMLGLVALAFTEYVKGGTLI; this comes from the exons ATGGCAGCCTCATCTGCAATGCAATCCATCTTAGCAAGACCACCTTTGAATCGTGTAGTTTCAAACAGGTCTACTAATAGGGTGAACCAGTTTCTAATTCCCACTAGTTATGTGCCACATTTGCCCAGATATGCTAATAGCATGCGAGTCCGTTGCATGGCAGAG GAGCAGCCAAAGCCAACTTCACCTTCACCACCTCAGCCACAACAAACCCCTCGTCCTGCCCCTAAG GTTAGCACAAAGTTCTCAGACGTGTTGGCATTTAGTGGACCTGCACCGGAGAGGATCAACGGCAGGCTAGCAATGATTGGCTTTGTTGCTGCATTGGCAGTGGAGGTATCCAATGGCCAAGATATGTTTGACCAGATATCCAATGGTGGAATTCCATGGTTTTTAGGGACTAGCATCGTGCTCTCTCTTGCATCCCTAATTCCTTTGTTCCAGGGAGTTAGTGTAGAGTCCAAGTCAAAGGGTTTGATGACCTCAGAAGCTGAGATGTGGAATGGGAGGTTTGCCATGTTGGGTTTGGTTGCACTAGCCTTTACTGAGTATGTCAAAGGGGGAACCCTTATTTAG
- the LOC142623784 gene encoding early light-induced protein, chloroplastic-like isoform X1 yields MAASSAMQSILARPPLNRVVSNRSTNRVNQFLIPTSYVPHLPRYANSMRVRCMAEEDQQEQPKPTSPSPPQPQQTPRPAPKVSTKFSDVLAFSGPAPERINGRLAMIGFVAALAVEVSNGQDMFDQISNGGIPWFLGTSIVLSLASLIPLFQGVSVESKSKGLMTSEAEMWNGRFAMLGLVALAFTEYVKGGTLI; encoded by the exons ATGGCAGCCTCATCTGCAATGCAATCCATCTTAGCAAGACCACCTTTGAATCGTGTAGTTTCAAACAGGTCTACTAATAGGGTGAACCAGTTTCTAATTCCCACTAGTTATGTGCCACATTTGCCCAGATATGCTAATAGCATGCGAGTCCGTTGCATGGCAGAG GAGGACCAGCAGGAGCAGCCAAAGCCAACTTCACCTTCACCACCTCAGCCACAACAAACCCCTCGTCCTGCCCCTAAG GTTAGCACAAAGTTCTCAGACGTGTTGGCATTTAGTGGACCTGCACCGGAGAGGATCAACGGCAGGCTAGCAATGATTGGCTTTGTTGCTGCATTGGCAGTGGAGGTATCCAATGGCCAAGATATGTTTGACCAGATATCCAATGGTGGAATTCCATGGTTTTTAGGGACTAGCATCGTGCTCTCTCTTGCATCCCTAATTCCTTTGTTCCAGGGAGTTAGTGTAGAGTCCAAGTCAAAGGGTTTGATGACCTCAGAAGCTGAGATGTGGAATGGGAGGTTTGCCATGTTGGGTTTGGTTGCACTAGCCTTTACTGAGTATGTCAAAGGGGGAACCCTTATTTAG